The following is a genomic window from Nitrospira sp..
GAAACGGGCGCGGCTGGCCGTGTTGCAAGAGGCGAACGGGATGTGGGATTGCACGCGCTGCAACTATTGCGTGGAAGTCTGTCCGAAGGATGTGAAGCCGATGGAGGCGATCATTCGGCTGCGGCGGGCATCGCTCGACCGGGGCTTGGCTTCGACAGGCGGCGCGCGGCATATCACCGGATTTGTCTCGCTTATTGAACAGCAGGGGCGGCTGAACGAGGCTATTATGCCGCTCAAGGTTGTCGGGTTTGACCTCTCGCGTGTTCTCAGGATCCTTCCCCTTGGCGTCAGGATGTTTTTCAAGGGAAAGGTGCCCAATCCATTCGCGCACCGGATCTCAGGCCTGGAACAGGTGCGGGCCATCTTCCGCCGCGCCAGGCGCCCGCCGATTCTGTAGCACGCACCCATGCCGGCCTCCTTTCATTTTCTCGATGACGTCGCGCTGGCGGACTTGGCCTTCGATGCCGAGGGCGATTCCATTCAAGAGTTGTTCGAGGCCGCGTCGAACGCCGTGATGGAGGCGATGGCCGATCCCACGACCGTCGGCGCGATGTGGGAACGCCATATCGAACATGTGGCGCACGATCCGGCCGAGCTGCTCTTCGATTGGCTCTCCGATTTTGTCTATTGGAAAGACGCCGCGGGAGTGGTGTTCAGTCGTGCCGCGATTTCGTTGACCCATGTGGGCGTGGAGTGGACACTCGCGGGAACGCTGCTCGGCGAACCGGTGAATCGGACGACGCAGGAGTTGCGCGACGATGTAAAGGGTGTGACCAAGCATTTGTATCGGTTGCATCGGGACAACGGGCGATGGCATGTGCGGGTGGTGCTCGACGTATGAGATTCAATACGGCCATGAAGGTGGTGCGCATCTCCGATGAGGTGTGGGAGATTCCTGTCTCTGAAAAACCCGGCATGCTGGTGCCGGCCCGCATTTATGGGACGGAGTCTATCCTTCAAGCCATGGATGCCGGGGTGTTCGAGCAGGTGACGAATGTGGCTTGTCTGCCCGGCATCCGCCGCTACGCGCTCTGCATGCCGGATGGCCATTGGGGCTATGGCTTTCCAATCGGCGGCGTCGCCGCGTTCGATGTGCGCTCGGGAATCATCTCTCCCGGCGGGGTAGGCTACGACGTCAACTGCGGGATGCGGCTGATTCGGACGGATCTCACGCTGGAGGATGTGCTGCCTAGGCTTGAGCGGTTGATGACCGAGCTGTTTCGGCGAGTGCCGGCGGGTGTGGGATCGAGCGGTTTCGTGCCGATGGACCGGGCAGCGTTCGATGGCGTAATGACCAGAGGAGCCCGCTGGTGCATTGAGCGGGGGTATGGATGGCATCGCGATCTGGAGCGGATCGAGCAGGGAGGGTGTCTGTCTGGCGCCAATCCAGACGCTGTCAGCGATCATGCGGTGAAGCGGGGGATGAACCAGCTGGGGACACTCGGTTCCGGGAACCATTATCTCGAAGTGCAAGTGGCTGCGAATGACCGGATTTTCGACCGGGAGACGGCGGCGGCCTTCGGCATTACCGGACAGGACCAGATTGTCGTCATGGTGCATTGCGGGTCGCGCGGATTCGGCCATCAAGTGGCCAGCGACTATCTCAAGATTTTTGAGAAGGCGATGCGGCGCTACGGGATTACCGTGCCGGATCAGCAGCTGGCTTGCGCGCCGTTTCTATCCGAAGAGGGCCAGGACTATTTCGCGGCGATGAATTGCGCCGCCAATACGGCGTTTGCCAATCGGCAGGTCATCACGCACCAGGTTCGCGAGGCCTTTGCCGCGGTCTTCGGCCGTTCGGGAGAAGCGTTGGGCATGGAGCTGGTTTACGATGTGGCGCATAACATTGCCAAAGTGGAACGATATTCCGAAGGCGAGTTGGTCGTGCATCGCAAAGGCGCGACCAGGGCGCTCGGCCCGGGCAGCCAGGATTTGCCGGCTTGCTACCGATCCGTCGGGCAGCCGGTAATTTGCGGCGGCTCGATGGAAACAGGCTCGTATTTGCTCGCTGGCACGGCGCAGGCAACGGACGACACGTTTGGCTCGACGATGCACGGCTCCGGGCGCACGATGTCGCGGACGCAGGCCAAGAAATCAATTCGTGGCGAGCAGCTGCTGCAGCAGATGAAACAGCGGGGCATCCTCGTGAAGGCGGTCTCGATGTCGGGGCTTGCGGAAGAGGCGGGATTCGCCTACAAAAATATTTCCGACGTCGTGGAGTCGGTCGACCGTGCGGGAATCACAAAAAAAGTAGCGGAACTTAGACCCATTGGCAATATTAAGGGGTAACGCAATTTTGCGTGTGAGGCCGCTCGTGGAGCATCGTCATCATCCCCGTTTCCCTGTCCAGTTTCGCAGTTCCTTCAGCTCCGCCAACATTGTCTCCGGTGATGGCCAGCTCAGCGATCTCTCGATCCGAGGCTGTTGCGTCTCCAGTGCGACCGGCGTGAAGCCCGGTACGATACTGCAATTGCGTATCGTACCGGGCGATGAGCCGTCCATTCAGGTCAAGCAAGCGGTGGTCCGGTGGCGCCGCGACCACAGTTTTGGGTTGGAGTTTACCAGTCTGGCTCCAGATGAGTGGACGCGGCTTCAGCAGGTAGTGAGAGCGCTCGAGCGGGAGCCCTATCAGCTTGTCGATTCATCGAATGAGGCGGTCTAAGGGCGTCTTCTTTTTGTTGGCCCCGCGCAACGCAACGTTT
Proteins encoded in this region:
- a CDS encoding Archease (MaGe:77310523); translated protein: MPASFHFLDDVALADLAFDAEGDSIQELFEAASNAVMEAMADPTTVGAMWERHIEHVAHDPAELLFDWLSDFVYWKDAAGVVFSRAAISLTHVGVEWTLAGTLLGEPVNRTTQELRDDVKGVTKHLYRLHRDNGRWHVRVVLDV
- a CDS encoding RNA-splicing ligase RtcB (MaGe:77310524) produces the protein MRFNTAMKVVRISDEVWEIPVSEKPGMLVPARIYGTESILQAMDAGVFEQVTNVACLPGIRRYALCMPDGHWGYGFPIGGVAAFDVRSGIISPGGVGYDVNCGMRLIRTDLTLEDVLPRLERLMTELFRRVPAGVGSSGFVPMDRAAFDGVMTRGARWCIERGYGWHRDLERIEQGGCLSGANPDAVSDHAVKRGMNQLGTLGSGNHYLEVQVAANDRIFDRETAAAFGITGQDQIVVMVHCGSRGFGHQVASDYLKIFEKAMRRYGITVPDQQLACAPFLSEEGQDYFAAMNCAANTAFANRQVITHQVREAFAAVFGRSGEALGMELVYDVAHNIAKVERYSEGELVVHRKGATRALGPGSQDLPACYRSVGQPVICGGSMETGSYLLAGTAQATDDTFGSTMHGSGRTMSRTQAKKSIRGEQLLQQMKQRGILVKAVSMSGLAEEAGFAYKNISDVVESVDRAGITKKVAELRPIGNIKG
- a CDS encoding PilZ domain-containing protein (MaGe:77310525), producing MEHRHHPRFPVQFRSSFSSANIVSGDGQLSDLSIRGCCVSSATGVKPGTILQLRIVPGDEPSIQVKQAVVRWRRDHSFGLEFTSLAPDEWTRLQQVVRALEREPYQLVDSSNEAV